The Sorangiineae bacterium MSr11367 genome window below encodes:
- the ligD gene encoding DNA ligase D, which yields MGDKSFDKLEKYRKKRNFEVTPEPDGSEQSSSHRSRSPVKKTTSSRSKDVRPQPVPTPPTWAGGVFVIQKHDARRLHYDLRIELGGTMMSWAVPKGPSYDPNAKRLAVEVEDHPMEYNDFEGRIPDGNYGAGDVLIWDRGTYEPAPMNGVPAAIKGDPAALLAWMREKGHFHLRFSGEKLHGGWHLVRTKRREESKPQWLFFKAHDEMANPDLDVVTSRPESVVSGLRATRGPLRATSSSVAQSARELLLAIGEVSKATNGPLMGDGSLYLFEVKFDGYRLLAGKAGNDVRLFSRKTNDWTDRFTLIASAIGRLPAREVVIDGEACAVDDEGRPSFEALQRWLGGDTKSAQIAFAAFDLLWLDGRDLRKAPIEERRELLKALLAGAKPPLSFSSALEGKASELLAAAKRAGLEGLIAKRKGSVYTQGTNANWVKLKFEQRQDAVICGYLPLKGAEVVGALLVAVYDSKGGDLLYAGRVGTGFDDRTRARLAEQLDAMRVAAPKMLNVPKLPKPRFCEPRLVCEVGLGEWTSERIMRFPRFIAMREDKSPEECLREDAIGHTSPAPPPVREVREVREVKETSVKLANPSKILYPRDGITKQDVFDYYTDIAPAMLPHLQGRPIHMQRWPHGIDDEEWFQHRLPPKAPDFVRRIAFLRDKAPWYKLNEKGAIKERIVVDNLETLQWLANLAALTLHQWASHAPPEATTTTQVHNALAQADYVVIDLDPGEATRWEEIIQVAHAVRTLLDALSLTSVVKTSGKRGLHIVIPLARGPSHDDAVHFAEQVARAVAKVMPSIATVERIKDKRRGRLYVDYGQNGGGRTIVCPYTLRAADAAPVSAPLRWEEVTNALDPRAFNLRTMRARIERYGDLYAPCLAPTQTLPTVT from the coding sequence GTGGGTGATAAGTCGTTCGATAAGCTCGAAAAGTACCGCAAGAAGCGAAATTTCGAGGTTACGCCCGAGCCAGATGGCAGTGAGCAGTCATCGTCCCATCGGTCGCGGTCTCCCGTAAAGAAAACAACCTCATCTCGAAGCAAGGACGTTCGGCCCCAGCCGGTTCCGACACCCCCTACGTGGGCGGGTGGCGTTTTTGTCATTCAGAAGCACGACGCGCGGCGCCTTCATTACGATCTGCGTATCGAACTGGGGGGTACGATGATGAGCTGGGCCGTCCCCAAGGGCCCTTCGTACGACCCCAACGCGAAGCGGTTGGCCGTCGAGGTGGAGGACCACCCGATGGAGTACAACGACTTCGAAGGTCGCATTCCGGACGGCAATTATGGGGCCGGCGACGTCCTCATCTGGGACCGGGGGACGTACGAGCCGGCGCCGATGAACGGCGTTCCGGCCGCGATCAAGGGCGATCCAGCCGCGCTTCTGGCGTGGATGCGCGAGAAGGGACACTTTCACCTGCGCTTTTCCGGGGAAAAGCTTCATGGCGGGTGGCACCTGGTGCGCACGAAGCGGCGAGAGGAGAGCAAGCCGCAGTGGCTCTTTTTCAAGGCGCACGACGAGATGGCCAATCCCGATTTGGACGTCGTGACGAGCCGCCCCGAATCGGTGGTGAGCGGCCTTCGCGCGACGCGCGGGCCGCTGCGGGCAACGTCGTCGTCGGTAGCTCAAAGTGCGCGGGAGCTCTTGCTCGCGATCGGCGAGGTATCGAAGGCGACGAACGGGCCGCTGATGGGCGACGGGTCGCTGTACCTGTTCGAGGTGAAGTTCGACGGGTACCGCCTGTTGGCGGGAAAAGCCGGAAATGACGTGCGCCTGTTTTCGCGCAAGACCAATGACTGGACGGACCGATTTACGCTGATCGCGTCGGCCATCGGGCGGCTTCCGGCGCGGGAGGTCGTCATCGATGGGGAAGCTTGCGCGGTGGACGACGAAGGGCGCCCGTCGTTCGAGGCACTGCAGCGGTGGCTGGGGGGCGACACCAAGAGTGCGCAAATTGCATTTGCAGCGTTCGATCTGCTGTGGCTCGACGGGCGCGATCTGCGAAAGGCCCCCATCGAGGAGCGGCGCGAGCTGCTGAAGGCGTTGCTCGCCGGGGCGAAGCCGCCGCTATCGTTCTCGTCGGCCCTGGAGGGCAAGGCTTCGGAATTGCTGGCTGCGGCCAAGCGGGCCGGCCTCGAGGGGCTCATCGCGAAGCGCAAAGGGTCGGTCTATACGCAGGGGACGAATGCCAACTGGGTGAAGCTGAAGTTCGAGCAGCGGCAGGACGCGGTGATCTGCGGGTACCTTCCGCTGAAGGGCGCCGAGGTGGTGGGCGCTCTGTTGGTCGCCGTCTACGATTCGAAGGGCGGCGACTTGTTGTACGCGGGCCGCGTCGGCACGGGCTTCGACGACCGGACCCGCGCGCGCTTGGCCGAGCAGCTCGACGCGATGCGTGTGGCCGCGCCGAAAATGCTGAATGTGCCGAAGCTTCCCAAGCCGCGATTCTGCGAGCCGCGGCTCGTCTGCGAGGTGGGCCTCGGCGAATGGACGAGCGAGCGGATCATGCGCTTTCCGCGTTTCATCGCGATGCGCGAAGACAAGTCGCCCGAGGAGTGCCTTCGGGAGGACGCGATCGGCCACACGTCCCCTGCCCCGCCGCCCGTGCGCGAAGTGCGCGAAGTGCGCGAGGTGAAGGAGACGAGCGTCAAGCTCGCAAACCCGAGCAAGATTCTCTACCCGCGTGACGGGATCACCAAGCAAGACGTCTTCGACTACTACACGGACATTGCACCGGCGATGCTTCCGCACCTTCAGGGCCGGCCGATTCACATGCAACGCTGGCCGCATGGCATCGACGACGAAGAGTGGTTCCAGCACCGGCTCCCGCCCAAGGCGCCGGATTTCGTTCGGCGCATCGCCTTTCTTCGCGACAAGGCGCCTTGGTACAAGCTGAACGAAAAGGGTGCCATCAAGGAGCGCATCGTCGTCGACAACCTGGAGACCCTGCAGTGGCTCGCCAACCTGGCCGCGCTCACCCTGCATCAATGGGCAAGCCACGCACCGCCGGAGGCGACGACCACGACCCAAGTGCACAACGCGCTCGCGCAGGCAGACTACGTCGTCATCGATCTGGACCCGGGCGAAGCCACGCGCTGGGAAGAGATCATCCAAGTGGCCCACGCCGTGCGCACCTTGCTCGACGCGCTCTCTCTCACCAGCGTCGTCAAGACCAGTGGCAAACGCGGTCTGCACATCGTCATTCCCCTCGCCCGCGGTCCTTCACACGACGACGCGGTGCACTTCGCCGAACAGGTGGCGCGGGCAGTCGCCAAGGTGATGCCGTCCATCGCCACGGTCGAGCGCATCAAGGACAAGCGGCGAGGCCGCCTTTACGTCGACTACGGCCAAAACGGCGGCGGCCGCACCATCGTGTGCCCGTACACCTTACGCGCCGCCGACGCCGCCCCCGTCTCCGCACCGTTGCGTTGGGAAGAAGTCACCAACGCGCTCGATCCGCGCGCCTTCAACCTCCGCACGATGCGCGCCCGCATCGAACGATACGGCGACCTCTACGCGCCCTGCCTCGCGCCAACGCAAACGCTTCCAACGGTGACTTAG
- a CDS encoding Uma2 family endonuclease, with amino-acid sequence MQSSWEPIWTPPPAVARRALTLDEWASLDEDEDGELVDGYLVEEEMPDPVHELAVAWLIHQFLLWLGEGPGFVFGSEVKVRIGPKRGRKADLVVYLPGSSPPPRHGVLTKAPDILVEIVTPTPRDVRRDRVEKMREYESIGVRYYWLLDPAIGTLEIFELGSQGQYVRALAQTEGRIESVPGCPGFELDLDKLWARLALLAPEAP; translated from the coding sequence ATGCAGTCCTCTTGGGAGCCAATCTGGACGCCACCACCTGCCGTCGCCAGACGTGCCCTCACGTTGGACGAATGGGCCAGCCTCGACGAGGACGAAGATGGTGAGTTGGTCGACGGCTACCTCGTGGAGGAAGAGATGCCCGATCCAGTGCACGAGCTCGCCGTCGCGTGGCTCATCCATCAGTTCCTGCTCTGGTTGGGCGAGGGTCCGGGATTCGTATTCGGTTCGGAGGTCAAGGTTCGAATCGGTCCAAAACGCGGGCGGAAAGCGGACTTGGTGGTCTACCTACCAGGAAGCTCGCCGCCACCGCGGCACGGTGTACTTACGAAGGCGCCTGACATCCTCGTGGAGATTGTAACGCCAACACCACGCGACGTACGCCGCGATCGCGTCGAGAAGATGCGCGAATACGAGAGCATTGGCGTCCGTTACTATTGGCTTCTGGACCCCGCCATCGGAACACTAGAGATCTTCGAGCTTGGCTCGCAGGGTCAATACGTCCGTGCGCTTGCGCAAACGGAGGGCCGAATCGAATCCGTTCCAGGATGCCCTGGGTTCGAACTCGATCTCGATAAGCTCTGGGCGCGCCTGGCCTTGTTGGCGCCCGAAGCGCCATAG